The proteins below are encoded in one region of Drosophila santomea strain STO CAGO 1482 chromosome 2R, Prin_Dsan_1.1, whole genome shotgun sequence:
- the LOC120445360 gene encoding polynucleotide 5'-hydroxyl-kinase NOL9, whose product MLNEHMLKEMQLSFQLTEQREIASGRRKPETPQHRPAAPKQKVISKVVSNPAKISEPMIKKAQMESPNKSKKNKTAGKKRPLFNKESKPESPPCQKRLKKDTNLAIENPVNKSQTVAAKKSATKIKSPKLPSPKAHKINESDQKKPKVKTPNKAKEASLPKKQKANGDKSSKTLVQNGQLVKTFKINGTGVESRDLEMNSMDDWSEEDDYLMESGSESDVIEEIDETFLKDPKVFKVKSKGKQIDVIDILAPFEVDEYQPLLLEGDGSGTVQKIKVFRSAQEEIDSDEEDNDYEPQDSEDSVSEEFDSEESDSEDTSSADFDSNEDFYSEDSEGEEEFDVDDDFDSEDSDSEEFGSDIFDSDDLDSTYEPPDIEGFFDDPPLGMQREPLIIEEIFDDPPVGKNQKELVSYKPKVQERIKESCAVEIVAKHSIVVPPEEDSIEETPNIAIIEPEAAIETEENAEVPLPEVETPEKQHDSQPSDTAFYRNPQANRTELSVFENSLKSNHVLAVIKEDLEVYGTLVLTLLSGQVSVNGYKARRQEPITVYSPKGLNWVSISPTKTKKPPKDEVNWDELNKNFTRVQLDRIKSSFQSQANAIVLLHRNTSAQRLVDTFGKHMSQNVFPLVNPSNRPFNQSETLLHCLIQSSDLSRTLQVPQVWNKLKVHATSRIIVAGGKGVGKSSLLRYLINRNLGQFPSVLLIDLDIGQPEIFVPQTISCTVIDEPLLGPGFLYNRQPEHAIVVGHTNIVLCAEQYARAVIQLVQNIQNDAKYSNIPWLINTMGYNKGFGIELMALLVDRIRPTDLVQIASPIPINNFDSALDWSSLSQIKPIIYSAEEFRVKDIPKYSLHKLLSAVPAKEKGTWSLSAKDMRYSNLLTRLSSCLTGNAKSLTDCQPLGVPLESLKILHPTSKDYTREELIRGMEANVVYLCNHGAGLPQCLGIGVVRAIDYDRKELFLVPAMPLQKMSQVDCLILGGELTLPQGYFRDQGQDVSSSVPFVFILDDSKSSKSIQQIYHRSPAFLGVPPNQRNGN is encoded by the exons aTGCTTAACGAACATATGCTGAAAGAAATGCAGCTGAGTTTCCAGCTCACCGAACAGCGAGAAATAGCCTCTGGTCGGCGTAAGCCGGAAACCCCACAGCACCGTCCAGCTgctccaaaacaaaaagttattTCAAAGGTGGTCAGCAACCCCGCAAAGATTTCGGAACCAATGATTAAAAAAGCCCAGATGGAGTCGCCCAACAAATCCAAGAAAAATAAGACAGCCGGCAAAAAGAGGCCTCTTTTCAATAAGGAGTCGAAACCAGAAAGTCCTCCCTGCCAAAAGAGGCTTAAAAAGGATACGAATTTAGCTATAGAGAATCCTGTAAATAAATCCCAAACTGTTGCAGCTAAGAAATCTgccacaaaaatcaaaagtcCGAAGCTTCCTAGTCCTAAGGCTCATAAGATAAACG AATCAGATCAGAAGAAACCCAAAGTTAAAACGCCAAATAAAGCCAAAGAAGCAAGTTTACCTAAGAAGCAAAAGGCAAATGGAGACAAGAGCTCAAAGACGCTTGTACAAAATGGTCAGTTAGTCAAGACTTTTAAGATAAATGGCACTGGAGTGGAATCAAGAGATCTTGAAATGAATTCAATGGACGATTGGAGTGAAGAAGATGATTATTTAATGGAAAGTG GCTCTGAAAGCGATGTAATTGAAGAAATAGACGAGACATTTTTGAAAGACCCGAAGGTCTTTAAAGTTAAATCtaaaggcaaacaaatagaTGTAATAGACATTCTTGCTCCTTTTGAAGTTGATGAATACCAACCTCTTTTGCTGGAAGGAGATGGCAGTGGAACAGTTCAAAAGATTAAGGTATTTAGGAGTGCACAGGAAGAAATTGACAGCGACGAAGAGGATAATGATTATGAGCCACAAGATAGCGAGGACTCTGTGTCTGAGGAATTCGACAGCGAAGAGTCTGACAGTGAAGACACAAGCAGCGCAGACTTTGACAGTAATGAAGATTTCTACAGTGAAGATAGCGAAGGAGAGGAAGAATTTGACGTGGATGACGATTTCGACAGTGAAGATAGCGATAGTGAAGAATTTGGAAGCGATATCTTCGACAGCGACGACCTCGACTCGACGTATGAGCCACCTGATATTGAGGGATTCTTTGATGATCCACCTTTGGGTATGCAAAGGGAGCCCCTCATTATAGAGGAGATCTTTGATGATCCTCCTGTGGGAAAAAATCAGAAAGAACTGGTTAGTTATAAGCCTAAGGTACAAGAACGTATAAAAGAGTCATGTGCTGTGGAGATTGTGGCAAAACACTCAATCGTTGTGCCCCCAGAAGAAGATTCGATTGAAGAAACTCCTAACATTGCTATAATAGAGCCTGAAGCTGCAATAGAAACCGAGGAGAATGCCGAGGTACCACTGCCTGAAGTTGAAACACCCGAAAAGCAACATGATAGTCAACCAAGCGATACCGCGTTTTACAGAAATCCGCAAGCAAATCGCACTGAGCTTAGCGTCTTTGAGAATAGTCTAAAGAGCAATCATGTGCTGGCCGTGATCAAAGAGGACCTCGAAGTGTATGGCACATTAGTGCTCACTTTGCTTAGTGGTCAAGTGTCAGTGAATGGTTACAAAGCACGCAGGCAGGAACCAATCACCGTTTATTCTCCCAAAGGCCTGAATTGGGTTTCTATATCACCAACGAAGACTAAAAAACCTCCAAAGGATGAGGTGAATTGGGACGAGCTCAACAAGAACTTTACACGCGTCCAGCTAGACAGGATTAAGAGCAGCTTTCAGAGTCAGGCGAATGCAATAGTTCTGCTGCACCGAAACACAAGTGCACAGCGACTCGTCGACACCTTTGGCAAGCACATGTCCCAAAATGTGTTCCCACTGGTCAATCCTTCAAATCGACCATTTAACCAAAGTGAAACCTTGTTGCACTGTCTGATTCAATCCTCCGATCTAAGTCGCACTCTGCAGGTCCCGCAGGTATGGAATAAGTTAAAAGTGCATGCCACGAGCCGAATTATCGTAGCCGGTGGTAAGGGCGTCGGAAAGTCTAGTTTATTGCGTTACCTCATCAATCGAAACCTTGGCCAGTTTCCATCCGTTTTGCTCATCGACCTGGACATTGGTCAGCCGGAAATATTTGTTCCCCAGACTATTTCTTGCACTGTAATTGATGAGCCTCTTCTGGGACCGGGATTCCTGTATAACAGGCAGCCGGAACATGCCATTGTCGTGGGCCACACCAACATTGTCCTGTGCGCTGAGCAGTATGCCCGAGCAGTCATCCAGCTTGTCCAGAACATTCAGAACGATGCCAAGTATTCAAATATTCCGTGGCTGATAAATACAATGGGCTACAACAAGGGCTTTGGTATCGAATTGATGGCTCTGCTGGTGGATCGCATACGTCCCACGGATCTTGTACAAATTGCCAGTCCAATTCCAATCAATAACTTTGATTCGGCCCTTGACTGGAGCAGTCTGTCGCAGATAAAACCCATTATATACTCAGCGGAGGAGTTCAGGGTCAAGGATATACCAAAATACTCACTCCATAAGCTGCTCAGTGCGGTGCCagcaaaggaaaaaggaaCCTGGAGTCTCAGCGCCAAGGACATGCGGTACTCCAATCTACTAACACGTCTCAGTTCCTGTCTGACCGGAAATGCCAAGTCGCTCACAGACTGCCAGCCGTTGGGAGTGCCTTTGGAGTCCCTGAAGATCCTGCATCCCACCAGCAAGGATTACACGCGCGAGGAACTGATTCGAGGCATGGAGGCCAATGTGGTATATCTGTGCAATCACGGGGCAGGTTTGCCCCAATGTTTGGGAATAG GTGTGGTTCGTGCCATCGACTACGACCGAAAGGAGTTATTCCTGGTGCCAGCAATGCCTTTACAGAAGATGTCCCAGGTGGATTGTCTTATCCTCGGCGGAGAACTGACCCTGCCGCAGGGCTACTTCCGCGATCAGGGGCAGGATGTGTCCAGCAGTGTGCCCTTCGTGTTCATCCTTGACGATTCGAAATCTTCGAAGAGTATTCAGCAGATCTACCATCGTTCGCCAGCCTTCCTGGGAGTACCGCCAAATCAACGAAACGGAAACTGA
- the LOC120445364 gene encoding 39S ribosomal protein L34, mitochondrial, which translates to MLQGMLQRTCLAVVSTAQTLIVRDKHAFNRAVLKPKVRCHFPKPMEVKRINVHGWNTRMSTPEGRRVLMNRILRGRHNLSH; encoded by the exons ATGCTGCAAGGAATGCTCCAAAG AACCTGTCTGGCGGTTGTCAGCACAGCACAAACTTTAATCGTGCGGGATAAGCACGCCTTCAATCGGGCGGTGCTGAAACCGAAAGTCCGTTGCCATTTTCCGAAACCCATGGAGGTGAAGAGAATCAATGTGCACGGCTGGAATACGAGGATGTCCACGCCCGAAGGACGACGAGTGCTGATGAACCGAATCCTCAGGGGCCGCCACAATTTATCCCACTAG
- the LOC120445363 gene encoding ras-like GTP-binding protein Rho1 — MTTIRKKLVIVGDGACGKTCLLIVFSKDQFPEVYVPTVFENYVADIEVDGKQVELALWDTAGQEDYDRLRPLSYPDTDVILMCFSVDSPDSLENIPEKWTPEVKHFCPNVPIILVGNKKDLRNDPNTIRDLAKMKQEPVKPQEGRAMAEKINAFAYLECSAKSKEGVRDVFETATRAALQVKKRKKTRCLLL; from the exons ATGACGACGATTCGCAAGAAATTGGTAATTGTCGGCGACGGTGCCTGCGGTAAAACTTGCCTTCTGATTGTCTTCAGCAAAGATCAGTTCCCCGAGGTCTATGTGCCCACCGTATTCGAGAATTATGTGGCCGACATCGAGGTGGATGGCAAACAG GTGGAGTTGGCCTTGTGGGATACGGCCGGGCAGGAGGACTACGACAGACTACGACCGCTGAGTTATCCCGACACTGACGTCATACTGATGTGTTTCTCAGTGGATTCACCCGATTCGCTAGAAAATATTCCTGAAAAATGGACCCCAGAG GTCAAACACTTTTGTCCAAATGTTCCAATCATTTTGGTAGGAAATAAGAAAGATTTGCGAAATGATCCCAACACAATTCGG GATCTAGCAAAAATGAAGCAGGAGCCGGTGAAGCCGCAGGAGGGTCGCGCCATGGCCGAGAAGATTAATGCCTTTGCCTATTTGGAGTGTTCGGCTAAGTCCAAGGAGGGTGTGCGGGATGTTTTCGAGACGGCAACTAGGGCCGCGCTGCAAGTCAAAAAGAGGAAGAAGACCAGATGCCTTTTGCTCTAA
- the LOC120445362 gene encoding GTP-binding protein Rit2, with product MAGDMSIGCAALKRSSKLRSCTSAADTDSMRVPSDHRDNGSLIKPPPVPPQNMRGGLRVYKIVILGDGGVGKSAVTLQFVSHSFLDYHDPTIEDSYQQQAVIDNEAALLDILDTAGQVEFTAMRDQYMRCGEGFIICYSVTDRHSFQEASEYRKLITRVRLSEDIPLVLIANKVDLESQRRVTTEEGRNLANQFGCPFFETSAALRHYIDEAFYTLVREIRRKEMQKALGTDSNSEKIHTGRRSRWWRIRSIFALVFRRRRNLN from the exons ATGGCCGGCGACATGTCCATCGGCTGTGCGGCCCTGAAGCGATCCAGCAAGCTGAGGTCCTGCACCAGTGCCGCCGACACGGACTCAATGCGGGTGCCCAGCGACCACAGGGACAACGGGAGCCTGATCAAGCCGCCTCCGGTGCCGCCGCAGAATATGCGCGGCGGTCTGCGGGTCTACAAGATCGTCATCCTTGGCGACGGGGGCGTTGGAAAGTCAG CTGTCACCCTTCAGTTCGTGAGCCACAGTTTCCTGGACTACCACGACCCCACAATTG AGGACTCCTACCAGCAACAGGCGGTCATCGACAATGAAGCCGCCCTGCTCGACATCCTTGACACCGCCGGCCAGGTGGAGTTCACGGCCATGCGGGACCAATACATGCGTTGCGGCGAAGGTTTCATCATTTGCTACTCGGTCACCGACCGCCACAGCTTCCAGGAGGCATCCGAGTACAGGAAACTGATCACCCGGGTCCGCCTGTCTGAGGACATTCCGCTGGTACTGATTGCCAACAAGGTGGACCTGGAGTCGCAGCGACGCGTGACCACCGAGGAGGGACGGAACCTGGCCAATCAGTTTGGCTGCCCGTTTTTTGAGACATCGGCTGCACTGCGTCATTATATCGACGAGGCGTTCTACACGCTGGTCCGCGAGATTCGGCGCAAGGAAATGCAGAAAGCCCTGGGCACGGACTCCAATTCGGAGAAGATTCACACGGGGCGACGGAGTCGCTGGTGGCGCATCCGATCCATCTTTGCATTGGTTTTCCGGCGCAGACGAAACCTCAACTAG